The DNA window TGAGCAGAATTAGTACTCAGTATTATATGAAAGATGAGCAGAAGTTACAGCCATCTGAAGCACAAGTTTATTTTGGAATAATTCAATTGCCTTGGGTTGTAAAGCCTCTTTGGGGACTTTTAACTGATACTCTTCCTATTTTAGGATATAGGAGGCGGCCATACTTCATTCTTGGTGGTAAGTTCATGATTTGAAAATGAAATCTGTATTAACTTTTAGcataaataagttaattttgtgCTTTATGCTTCTGCAATAGTCTATCTAGTGGATTATGCTAGCTGGCAATGCCATTTAGCAGAGATGCAATTTTGTCATATGTTTCGAAGTTGATGTTAATCTTCACGTTGACTattcaatcattatttttttttgtgattcctCTTTTAAGATTTGAGTTGTGAGCACTTGTGTTTGTTTGCTTAGACAAGACTTTTCTATCATTAAGTAAccatattttgattaatttgttttttggcTCAATCTGTTTCTTGTTTCTGTATTCAACATTTATGATTTTATCCTTCGTAAAGTAATGGTAGCATTATAACACTGAAATATGTTTCACCATTGATCAGTAGTGAAACTATCTACTTAGGAGCAATTGCGATGACCAGCTGAAATTCCTAGAGTGTTAGGGGTTCCTTATGGCTGTAAAGCTATATTTGGTGAATGATTTATTATGCTATGATATGCATTACAAATATGACTTGACTAGACCTTTGTCTTCGTGTGTTAACTTTCCTGTATATGTCATATGCCAAGGAGCTTCAATTTGGTGATATGAGTTGTTCATACTAGCTGTACAATAGTAACAATAGCTTTCAGAAGCTGGTCCTTCTCTGGAATCCATGGTAATGATGATGCTTAATACATCATTATTATGATGTCACTGGGAGATGGaagaatatttttgtgttttccCGATAGTGACACTTCTCATTACCTTCTTATTGTGTTTCTCTcaccaataagaaaaataacgTGAGAGAGATGTAACTGTGTTCTGTTGTCCAGATCAAGGAGgcctttaaaaaaattgaatgctAAAGAATTTGAGCTCTCATTGAGGTCAGACCGGCTCTAGTTTTATGGAGCTTGCTCATGGAAGCTGTGAACatcaaaaaataagaatatttgtCCAATTCATATGCTCTTTGGGATGATAAGAAGAATTTAGATTACAATTGAAGGTCTTCCTTCTTAATGAAGAGTACATCCAAAGACTTTGTATGCAATTAGAAGGAGAAAGGCGGAAAAACAACAGATATGACCGTGAGAAAAGCATAGGGGAGGAAAGTGTTGATTGATGGAGGATTTCCAAGAAGATATTCTTGTCATCAAAGATGTGATCCTCTAAGAtgagaagatattcttcatATCAAGATATGATCCTCTAAGATCTTAGTATAATTGTGGTAATCTAGAATATCATATCTCTGATTCTTTCTCTTAATGTAAAGATTTAGGTGATTCTATTCCAcaatcttttatgtatatataaagccaTGTACATGACATAGAAAGATATGAATGaaattattcaataatcttaTTCCACAGAAAGAAGATAAAGTGAATATGTACCTTGGTTTGATTCCTGGATCCGGAATGAGTATGCTATTCACTAACTGACCTAAAATGCAATTCAGTGGGTATAGCTTCTTTACATCATACATTAATATATCTTAAGATATAGACTGTTTGAAAGGCTAGTAGAGAACAttattaagaaagaaaatcgagtTCACATTTTTCTTATTGAGTTTTCTTTAGAATCATAAATTGTTATTACATTTTAAACCAAAAGGATAACAACTTGGATTGCTAAAAACGTAGCAATACCAACTTGCACTTGTAATGTTTGTCTATAGAAATGACTCAATGAGCCTGATTCACAAAGGCCGGGAGGTTAGTGCATCATGGTAACTTTGATAAACTTTTGGTGCTTGGAGAGTAATATAGTTACAAGAAGAAAACGTAACACCGGAAAGCGGGAGAGAAGTCATTGGCTCATCGCTCAAAGTAGTTCAATTCCTTCTTGTCAAGAGTTATTTCCTCTCTTTCTTTACACCACTTTCTGCTTAATTGGCTTGTGAAAATTGGGGTTCAGCTGTTCAAATTTGCCAACATCTAAACTAAGCTTTTGGTTCTGTATAAGGGTAATGCTTCTAATACATTTGCAACTAACAAATCAATGTATCTCCCAAATACAAAATGCGGGTGATATAAGTTCATGTCGGGGTGTTTATATGCTTTGTCAGACATAAGTAGACTTCATTAGATTACATTCCACAAAACAGTCCTTGAACAGCGAAGATATGCAAAAGTTTCTGAGGCCATTCattataagaaatatatttgataGTTCTCCACTTGGTTTAGTTTACCGAAGAAACGAGAGATAAAGTTCCAAATTTTTAGTTTCTGAAAAATCAGCTGAATGACTTTGACCAACACAAAAATAGGTAGTAAGGTGTCAACATTGAATTATCTATTTGCTGTTAAAGAAAATCAGTCACATCATGTGTGGGTGAGtagtaaattatatttttcaaattttcatttgtTGGATGCTCTCTTTCCAGCAAAACAGCCTTGCAGCAGTCAATTGTGCTTGGAGAATGAGGAACTCTTAATTATGTGAAGTCTCCAAAGCATGAAGTAGaaccattcaagtcattagtcTAGTTACTTTATTGTAAAACCTATGTAAAGCCAACTGTGAAGGATGAAATTGATAAGACGAAGAACCATGTTTACGTTTTTTCGTCTTATACATGGAATCAAAAAGAGAACATATCCTTGGTGCTTTTTCTAGTTTTTGTCAGCTGGTCTTAGTTTGATGTACTTTGTTTAACCACTTATGAATTCAATAATCTCCAACTTCCAGATGCCGTGTAATTGAAATGGGAAACAAAAAATCATTCTTATGACCTACCTCCCTTTGTTCTTTAGGTTTCATTGGCGTTGTTGCTATGCTTAGTCTGTCAATCAACCAGAACTTACACCTCGCATTTGCTTTGTTGTGCCTGATGGCTGGCAGTGCGGGAGTGGCAATAGCAGATGTCACTATTGATGCTTGTGTGACGGAGAACAGCATAAGCCATCCTTCTCTTGCTAGTGACATGCAAAGCTTGTGTGGTCTGAGCTCGTCAGTGGGGCAACTGATTGGGTATGCAATCAGTGGGGTTTTGGTACATCTAATTGGATCCAAGGTTTGTTGACTGAGTTCTTTGTTCTGTATGTAGTATTCTTTCGTCTTTTCGTTGAGGTTTGAAATTGATCAAATCATTTGTTAAGCCTGAGACTCTTACATTAAATTAGGGCAGTGCTATctcaataaattttattacttcCTGATTCATATCGGAACCTTAAACTACTCTAGATTACTTTTTGATCATACTGAACCATCGTGTTGCATGATTAGCTGACTGTTCAATTACCAGTCACTGTTTTACTGTCACTGGTATATTTCCCTGTTTACTGATAATAATGTTACTCTGGCCAGGGGGTATTTGGAGTTTTAAGCATCCCTGCTGGACTGGTCATTTTGGTAGGAATGATGACACGTGAAGCTCATGTACACAACGTTGCATATAAGCGTGTAAGTTGCCTTCGCTCACCTTAGAaatctttcatcttcttttagTTATCTCAGAGGCAGATCTAggattaaaatttaattgaattcaACTTTTAAGATTCTTAGTAGTGTACTCATGGTACTGTTAAAATTATGGTTTCTGATCtaatatttcttgatattttagtagaattacatatatattcatACTCCTTATCGACATTTATGAGTTCAGATGAACCCGTAGCCAAAGGGCTACATCTGCCCCTGATTTGTCTCATCTATTTATGTTTCTGAGGCAGGCAAGTCAAAAGTTCATGGATGCTGGCAAGTCTATGTGGATGGCACTGAAATGCGAGAATGTTTGGAGGCCATGTATATACATGTACATTTCTCTAGCATTGAGTTTGCATATTCATGAGGGAATGTTTTACTGGTATACAGATGCCAAGGATGGTCCATCTTTCTCAAAGGTATTTGTATTATATCTCTACAACCTATTGTTGACAACTTTGAAAATGATTCAAGACCTAACTTCTAGCTcattatttgaaaattggtcattctcttcttttcgtGTAGGAAAAAATCATCTTAACATGAGTGTGAATTGCATTGTTATGTTTGTGCAGGAAATGGTAGGGTCCATATCTTCTGTTGGTGCGGTGGGCTCTCTTCTTGGCGTTCTCCTCTACCAGAATGCCTTTAAAAACCATCCTTTTCGTGGTGTACTTTTCTGGACTCAGTTACTGTATGGTGCTTCGGGGCTGGTAGATTTAATATTGGTCTCACGTGTAAACTTAAACGTTGGTATCCCtgattatgttgttgttgtaagcgATGCAGCATTCTCTCACATGATTGGGCGTCTCAAATGGATGCCTCTCCTTGTACTCAGTTCGAAGCTTTGCCCCTCAGGCGTTGAAGGAACTTTTTTTGCTTTGCTAATGTCAATTGATCATATTGGTATGCTCACAGCATCCTGGGGTGGAGGCCTCTTACTTCATGCCTTCAATGTTACAAGAACACAATTTGACAACCTTTGGATAGTGATAGTAATCCGGAGCATTTTAAGAGTACTTCCAGTTTTCATTCTGTTTTTGATACCCAGCAGTGATCCAAATGCTTCTATTCTCCCAACTGAGATGTTGAAGAGTAAAAAGGCGGACGATATGTTGGAAAATCAGAGCATGGAAATGGCTCCTCTTGTGAGCAGTGTCGATCAGCATTTAGTGGATACATGATCACAAATCGCAAAACCAGTGTGAAACAGCACATGTGCTGCTGAATTTTTATGCGCGCAGCATGACAGAAACTATACAAGATGGATGTACCAGCTTTCTGGTAAAAAGAAGTTGAGTTGACTGAGCCAAGTTATTCATCCGGTAAGGCTTAGATTTGTTGTATACTTGTATTCCTTCACAATACTTGAGGAAAAATTGACCTTGTGAAACTGTATGTACCAGTATTTTGTAGTTTCTTGGAATCTTTTTGCTAGTACAGTTGGCTTTGGTCTTACTGTTATAGCTAGAGGAGCAGAAAGAATCTTTTGTGGCTGGTGGGCTTAAGATTAGCCATTTCTTGGTACTTTAAAAGGGGACAGATATCATTCTCTTCCCATAACCCAAAGGGCCATCAGCCATGTACTCAGAAaacagaagaaagaaaaaaggaaacgACAACTGGCTCGGTTATCGAGACATTCCAGTGTTGGCATAATGAATGTTTTTATATGCTTGTAAAACTGTAGAGTATGCCAATTTGTGACTTAACCTCATCTGcacaatgttcttgaagtttacGAGATGATTAAGCATCAAAGAATTTCATCATCTTTTTGTCAGTAGGACTAGTATTGTACAGTATAAAGATGTCTTGGCAACAATGTAAAAACATATCATGACTTATAAGAATTTTACTTttaggaaaatataaaaataaatagttccATTGAAACGTTTTAAAACCTgtttatattagaaaaataatcaCTCTTAAAATCTCATTGCCAAAAAGTCACATTATTGACTTCCTTTTGAGAGGATGAATATCAGGGGATAACTTTGTCTTTTTTGCATGATGAAAACTCAGAAACTACATGTCTCTTTTGCAAATCCAACTTGTGATTGTTTTATGTCATATATAACCCTAGTATTCTTCTGCTGATAATTTCCAATAATTCCAATCTCATCATCATATTGGAGGCTTGCTAGAGCCAAACAGACTTGTGATGCATCACTTTTTACAATAAAAAGAACCCCAGTAACATCAACTTCCATCTCACCACCACCCTCAAACTGCATTTTAACAGTGGGAATGTTCACTTCTTCATATGCAGAAAGATCAAAACAAGTATCAAGAATTGAAATTCCTTGTTTAAATGGGTACCCTGAAAATTGTTTCAAGAACTCTGCTTTAACTGCTTTGTATATTGTTGGTGGGAGCCTTGTAATAACTGTACCAGAATCAATGATCATCCCACTTTTTCCAAAACCTGAATCTTGAATAGCCACCCCACCGATAGTAAACCCGGTTAGATTGAGAAAATAGAAGGTAACAAGCTGTGGATTTGCTAACATTCTAGTGTAAGAAATAGGTGTAGAGTTCTTGAAAATTGAAGTGTTACTGTCACCTCCTAGTACTAATGAGCCAGAGGACTTGGCTTCAGCTGAAGGTAAACAATAGGAAAAAACACCACCAAAAGTCTCAAATGTTTGAGATATCAAAGAAAGATCACTTCTTCCAAGTCCCATAAGCCCTGATGCTAAACCAAATAGACCTTTGTTGTTCCTTCCACAACCAAAGACAAAATTCTCAACAGAAGTGCTTCCAAGAACCAAATGATCTTGACCAAGTTCGCCTTGAGTGTAGGATCCATCACCATAGCTGACAACATAATTACAATCTTGTAAATCATTCCCACATTGCCCTGAATTTCCGGTTGCAGACTGAAGAGTTTGACAAACCGACGAGTTGCATACAACTTTGTGATAAGTAGGAGAAACAGAGGGGTTGAACAGAGGTTCTGGTTGATTGTAACATAATCTACAAGGTTGACACTGAACCCATGTGAGATCACTTCCTGTGTCCACAATTACTGTCGTGTTTCGACCACCTAACGTTACTGTGACAATGTAGTTTAGACTATGCAGTTTGACACCAGAAGAAATAGGAATTTTGGTTTGTGataaagtttcaatttttcCAGAAATGATGTTCTTGATGCTGGCTTGTATTGACCGAACTCGAATATCATCATCAACTATCAGTTGTTTCTGGTGATTTCTGTTCATGTTGGTAACTGATCCAGAGCAGTAATCTTTGTGCTGCATTTCCAATATTGTTGCTCCATTTTCACtttctgaaagaaaaaaatgtttctaATTAACACCAAAGTTCAAATAGGGAATTTTATGTGTTAGGGAAAAGATCATACACTATAAAATTATGCTATACCAACAAAAAGTTATTACTGTAGTACAGAGTTCTAAGAACCTAAAGATTGGCTTGTATAGCAACATCACATATTGACATGTTAATAGAATCACATAGAAAACATtgtaaatactccctccgttcacttttacttctCCAATTTGGATTTTGCACAccccttaagaaacaataatCAATATGAGTGATTTACCATAATGCACATATTAATTGATGCTTAAATTTAGGTCTTGGAAAATGATTTGgagaataagtaattaatattaatgataaaACACGAAAAAATGTATGTTTTTCTCTTGATACGCTAAAAGTGACGAGTAAAAGtggaaatatatttttaatataatcgataagtaaaagtgaacggaagGAGTAGTTTGTATTCCACTACTATCTTTTTGCCTAGTGAAGAATAAATTAAAGGTGACATATATATAGCATATAAAAGCATGAAAAGAAGCAAAACTATTAGGAGATCCCATAAAAGTGTTGataatatcaaaacaaaaactaaatgccttctaataataaattaatgatCAATGACTAGCTAGCTAGCTCTACAATCTTGTTTATGCAAAAACTCACTTGATTTTTGAGAATAACAACTTGGGCTATTGCTCTGATGTGTTCTTTGAAGTCTTTTGAGGTGAAGCCTTTGTTCATTGTTTGCATTACTTGAAGTGAGCagaatgaaaagaagaagaaaaactgaATATGGCCAAAGAGACATTGTTTATTAAAGTTTACAACTTTTGAAGATGGAATTTGAAGGTATTTAGGAATGAAgggaaaataaaagaagatggGAAGAATGAGAAGAGAGAATGGAGGGGAGAGAGTCTAGAGTGTGGATGAGATTCTTATGAGTTGGAATTAAGCATGAGAACAAAAAAATAGAGGCTGGCGATTGCAGAGCCCGCTAAGtcagaatttaaagtttatgagtTTTGAATTTGCTACGTACAAACCCATAACTCATTTTCGTTAGTGCTATTGGAATTTAATATTG is part of the Solanum stenotomum isolate F172 chromosome 8, ASM1918654v1, whole genome shotgun sequence genome and encodes:
- the LOC125872311 gene encoding probable folate-biopterin transporter 3, with the translated sequence MGQEDAVSFEGQLHRDKKPKDRILDLISRQFYWLRKLTDELHWSFVSSVIILYGINQGMSLGMSRISTQYYMKDEQKLQPSEAQVYFGIIQLPWVVKPLWGLLTDTLPILGYRRRPYFILGGFIGVVAMLSLSINQNLHLAFALLCLMAGSAGVAIADVTIDACVTENSISHPSLASDMQSLCGLSSSVGQLIGYAISGVLVHLIGSKGVFGVLSIPAGLVILVGMMTREAHVHNVAYKRASQKFMDAGKSMWMALKCENVWRPCIYMYISLALSLHIHEGMFYWYTDAKDGPSFSKEMVGSISSVGAVGSLLGVLLYQNAFKNHPFRGVLFWTQLLYGASGLVDLILVSRVNLNVGIPDYVVVVSDAAFSHMIGRLKWMPLLVLSSKLCPSGVEGTFFALLMSIDHIGMLTASWGGGLLLHAFNVTRTQFDNLWIVIVIRSILRVLPVFILFLIPSSDPNASILPTEMLKSKKADDMLENQSMEMAPLVSSVDQHLVDT
- the LOC125872313 gene encoding aspartyl protease family protein At5g10770-like; this encodes MSLWPYSVFLLLFILLTSSNANNEQRLHLKRLQRTHQSNSPSCYSQKSKSENGATILEMQHKDYCSGSVTNMNRNHQKQLIVDDDIRVRSIQASIKNIISGKIETLSQTKIPISSGVKLHSLNYIVTVTLGGRNTTVIVDTGSDLTWVQCQPCRLCYNQPEPLFNPSVSPTYHKVVCNSSVCQTLQSATGNSGQCGNDLQDCNYVVSYGDGSYTQGELGQDHLVLGSTSVENFVFGCGRNNKGLFGLASGLMGLGRSDLSLISQTFETFGGVFSYCLPSAEAKSSGSLVLGGDSNTSIFKNSTPISYTRMLANPQLVTFYFLNLTGFTIGGVAIQDSGFGKSGMIIDSGTVITRLPPTIYKAVKAEFLKQFSGYPFKQGISILDTCFDLSAYEEVNIPTVKMQFEGGGEMEVDVTGVLFIVKSDASQVCLALASLQYDDEIGIIGNYQQKNTRVIYDIKQSQVGFAKETCSF